The DNA sequence GAAGGTCGCCGACGTGCTGCTGCACCCGTGGATCGGGCACCGCTGCGACGTGGAGCAGGCCCGCCGGGGCCACCGTCGGCGGCTGCTGCTGGCCGGCTGCACGCTGCCGGTGGCGTTCGTCGCGCTGTTCGCGGTGCCCGACGATCTCACCGGCGCGCCCGCCGCGGCCTGGGTGGCGGTGTGCTTCGTGGCCGGCAACCTGCTGTTCGCCGCCTACCAGGTGCCCTACCTGGCCACCCCGGCGGACCTGCGGATCGGCTACCACGAGCGGACCCGGCTGATGGCGTTCCGGATGGTGGTGCTGACGCTCGGCATCCTGCTCTCCGGGCTGCTGGCGCCGCTGCTGGCCGGCGGCGACGACGCCACCCGCGCCGGGTACCTGCGGATGGCCGGGGCGCTGGCGGCCGGGATGCTCGCCGCGATGCTGGTCGGCGTGGCGGGCATCGGCCGGCTGCGCCACGCGGCGGGCGACCCGTCGCCGCGGCACACCACCGGCGGCTGGCCGGCGTTGGTGGCGAGCCTGCGCGACCGGCAGTTCCGCCGGCTGGCCGGCGCGTACCTGGCCATGTCGACCACCACCCACCTGGTGCTGGCCGCGGTGCCCTACTACGCGCGGTACGAGCTGGGCCGTGCCGGGCTCACCACGGTGCTGGTGGCGGCGTTCGTCGCGCCGGCGCTGCTGGTCACGCCGGCCTGGTCGGCGCTGGCCCGGCGGGTCGGCAAGCAGCGCGCCCTGCTGGCCGCGCAGACCGCGTTCGCGGCCGGGTCGCTGGTGCTGGCGGTCGGCCGCGCCGCCGGCCTGCCGGTGCTGGTCGCCGCCGTGGCGGTGCTCGGGGTGGCGTTCGCCGGCATGCAACTGCTGCCGTTCTCGATGCTGCCCGACGTGATCCGCGCCGCCGGCGCGCCACGCGCCGGCACCTACACCGGCGTGTGGACCGCCACCGAGGCCACCGGCGCGGCGCTCGGCCCCTACGCGTACGCGTTGTGCCTGGCCGCCGGCGGGTTCGTCGCGTCTGCCGCCGGTGAGACCGTCACCCAGCCGGAGAGCGCCCTCGCGGCGCTGCGGTACGGCTTCGGGCTGCTGCCCGCCGCCGTGATGGTGGTGGCGGTGCTGCTGCAACGCCGCTACACGCTCGACGGCGCGGCCCGCGCCGACGCCGGCCACTAGACTTCGCCCCCGATGGACGCCGAGCCCCCCACCGAGACCCGCCCCTGCGCCCACTGCGCCCGGGAGGTGCCGCAGCGCGTCGGCGCCGGCCGCCCGTTCCGCTACTGCCGGGACAACGACGGCGCCTGCCAGCGGGCCGCCCGCAACTCGCGGATGCGGCACCGCAACGCCCCCGGTCTGCCCGGACAGGTGGCGCGCACCTGGGAGGCGGTGGACCGGCTCGACCAGATCGTGGAGACGCTCACCGAGGCGCTGCACGCCGAGCTGTCCCCGGCGGGCGTGGAACGGCAGCTCGCCGAGCTGCGCGCCGAGACGGCGGCGCAGGTCGCCGCCGCGCACGCCGAACGCGACGACGCCCGCCGCGACGCCGAGGACGCCGCCGCGGCGGCCACCCGCGAGCGGCAGGAGACCCGGGCCGCGCGCGCCGACCGCGACGCGGCCCGACAGCGGGCCGACACCGCCGAGGCGACGGCCCGCGCGGCCGTCGAGCGGGCCGACGCCGCCGAGACCGCCCGCGACGCCGCCCGCGCCGAGGCCGGCGCCGCGCAGGCGCTGCGGGTACAGGCCGAACGGGACCGCGACGCCGCGCGCGCCGAGCTGCGGACCGTGCGGGCCGAACGCGACGCCGAACGGCAGCGGGTCGCCGAGCTGACCGCCGACCGGGACACCGCCCGCGCCGACGCCGAACGCGCCACCCACGCCGCGGCCGAGGCGTTGGACCGGGCGCAGCGGGCCCGCGCCGACGCGGACGCGGCCCGCGCCGACGCGCAGGCCGCCCGGGCGCAGGCCGTCGAGGACCGCCGGGCGGCGCGGGCCGCCGCCGAGCGGGCCGACGCGCAGGCCACCGACGCGCGGGCCGCGCGCGCCGACCGGGAACGGGCCGACGCGGCCCGCGCCGAGGCGGTGGCGGCGGCCGACGCGGCCCGCGCCGAGGCGGCGGCGCGGACCGCCGAGCGGGAGGCGCTGGCCGCGGAGCTGGCGCAGGCCCGTCGGGCGGTGGGCGTCGCGCAGTCACGGGCCGCCGAGGTGGCGGCGCGGCTGGCCGCGGCGGAAACCGACCGGGACGCCGCCGAACGCCGCGCCGGCCAGCTCGCCGACCAGGTCAGCGACCTGGCGGGGGCGCTCGCGCGGCTCGGCACCCGCGCCGGCTGACCGGCCACGCAGCGGGACGGGGCAGCGCGGGAGCGGCCGGCCGGGCGAGGATCACGGCATGGGAAAGACGCACGAACGCATCGACGGCCGGTTACGGGAGTTCATCGAGGCGCAGCCGATGTTCTTCGTCGCCACCGCCCCGCTGTCCGGCGACGGCACCGTCAACCTGTCCCCGAAGGGGCTGCGCGGCTGTCTGGCGGTGCTCGACGCCCACACCGTGGCCTATCTGGACTTCGCCGGCAGCAACGCCGAGACCATCGCGCACCTGCGGGAGAACGGCCGGGTCACGCTGATGTGGTGCGCGTTCGCCGGCCCGCCGAACATCGTGCGGGTGCACGGGCGCGGCGAGCCGGTGTTCCGCGACGACCCGCGCTGGCCGGACCTGCTGCGGCACTTCCCCGACATCGACCCGGGCCCGCACGGCCTGCGGGCGGTGATCGTGGTGCGCGCCGAGCTGATCCGCGACACCTGCGGCTACGCGGTGCCGCTGATGAGCTACGACACCGACCGGGACCTGCACGGGCGGCGCTTCGCCCGGGAGGACGACGCGTCGCTGTCGGCGTACTTCGCCGGCAAGGAGCACGTCGCGACCAGCATCGACGGGCTGCCCGGCCTGCCGCTGCCGCTGCCGCCCACACCGGCGGGGTGAGCCCCGGTCAGTGGATGCCGGCCATCAGGCCACGGATCTGCCGGGTGAACATCACCGCGGCCACCCCCAGCAGCACCGAGGCCAGCCCGAACGTCAGGAAGTACGTCGACTGCGACCAGTTCTGCGCCAGCCGGGCGACCTGACCGCCGATCGCGTCGCCGACGGCGGTGGCGAGGAACCACAGGCCCAGCATCTGGCTCGCGTACTTCACCGGGGCCAGCTTCGTGGTGGCCGACAAGCCGACCGGGCTCAGCGACAGCTCGCCGGCGACCTGGATCGCGTACACCGCGACCAGCCACCACGGTGAGACCAGGTTGCCGTCCACGGCGGCCCGCGCGGCGGCGGCCATCAGCACGAACGACAGGCCGTTGAGGACCAGACCGACGGCGAACTTCGTCGGCGTGGACACCCGGTGGCCGAGACGCAGCCACAGCCAGGCGGCCAGCGGCGCGCCGATGATGATCAGGATCGGGTTGACCGACTGGAGCCAGGACGCCGGGAACGTGAACCCGGCCACGTTCCGGTCGGTGCGCTCGGCGGCGAAGATGTTCAGCACCGACCCGGCCTGGTCGTAGATCAGCCAGAACGCGGTGGCGAACACGAACAGCCACACGTACGCCTTCATCCGGCGACGTTCGGTGCCGCTGATCTCCCGGTCGGTGAGGATCCGCGCGAAGTAGCCGACGGTCACCACCACGGTCACCGTGGTGAGCAGGTTGACCACCGTGTTCACGGTGAACCAGCCGGCCAGCAGCAACACCAGCAGGACCACCAGCAGCGCGACGGTCACCGCGCCGGCGCGGGTCAACGCCCGCCGCCGGTCGGCGCCGAGCAGCGGGTCGGCGGGGCGGGCGCCGGCCTCGCCCAGGTTGCGCCGGCCGAGCACGTACTGCACCACGCCGAAGGTCATGCCGACCGCGGCGGCGCCGAACCCCAGATGCCAGTTGACCTTCTCGCCGAGGAACCCGGTGACCAGCGGCGCGATGAACGCGCCCAGGTTGATGCCCATGTAGAACAGGGAGAACCCGGCGTCGCGACGCGGCGAGTCCCGCTCGTACAGGTCACCGACCATGGTGGAGATGTTGGGTTTGAGCAGGCCGGTGCCGAGCACGATCAACGTCATGCCGGCGAACACGCTCCACCCGGTGGGCACCGCCATCACGTAGTGGCCGACGGCGATCACCACGCCGCCCCACAGCACGCTGCGCCGGGCCCCGATCAGTCGGTCGGCGACCCAGCCGCCGGGCAGCGCCATCAGGTAGACCATCGCGTTGTAGGCGCCGTACACGGCGTTGGCGGTGGACCCGTCGATGCCGAGACCGCCGTCGGTGACCGCCGCGGTCAGGTACAGCACCAGGATGGCGCGCATGCCGTAGAAGCTGAACCGCTCCCACATCTCGGTGAGGAAGAGCGTGGACAACGCCCGCGGGTGCCCGAAGAAGGTCGGTCCCGCGGGCGGTCGGGCCCCGACCGGCGCGTCACTGCTCATCGTCACCTCCGGCACGCATGGTGGGTAACATCCCCGGTGACGGGCGAAACACTCCAGCCGATTCGGGCGGCTGCCCCGGCCGGTTACCCTTGACGCTCCCGACCCGCGTACGGTCCGACCGGCGTGGGTGGGGAATGGGCGGGCGGTGACCGGCCGTTACACCTGAGGACCAGCACCACGAACGAGGGGAAGTCGATCATGGGCGAGCGTATGCTGCGCGGTAGCCGGCTGGGCGCGGTCAGCTACGAATCCGACCGCAACACGGAGCTCGCGCCGCGTCAGACCCGCGAGTACCTGTGCGCCAAGGGCCACCAGTTCGAGGTGCCGTTCGCCGTCGACGCCGAGGTCCCCACGACCTGGGAATGCAAGTTCGACGGCAGCGTCGCCCGGCTGGTCGACGGCAACGAGCCGGAGCAGAAGAAGGCCAAGCCGCCGCGCACCCACTGGGACATGCTGCTGGAGCGGCGGTCCATCGCCGAGCTGGAGGACATCCTCGCCGAGCGGCTCCAGGAGGTCCGCACCCGCCGCGGACGCGCCTGAGCACCCGTCGAAGCGCCCCCGGGGATGATCTCCCCGAGGGCGCTTCGTCACGTCCGCGACGATTCAGCGGTCCACGATCTCACCCTCGATGGCCGGTCCCGGCTGCTGCGGCGACTGCCCCGCCGTCGGCGACTGCGGCGCCGGCGAGGGCGCGGGCTGCGGCGCACCCGGGTACACCCGCACCCGACGCGGGCCGAACAGGTCACCGGCGACCATCGACGACACCCGTCGCTCCGCGGTGCGGCGCACCCCGCCGCCGGCGAGCCGGCGCAGCGGCGGCACCAGCAGCAGCAACCCCACCGCGCCGCTGACCAGCCCCGGCAACGCCAACAGCAACGCGCCGGCCAGCCCCACCAGCCCGTCGGTCACCTGCGGCCCCGGCGGCTGGCCGGCCTGCGCGGCGGCCCGGAACCGCCGCCACGCCCGCATGCCCTCCCGGCGCAGCAGCACCAGACCCAGCAGCGACGCCGCGAACACCAGCAGCAGCGCCGCGCCGAACCCGACAGCGCGGCCCACCAGGACGAAAACGGCCAGCTCCAGCAGCGTCAGCAGCAGCAGAGCCAACGGTACGAATCTCAGTCCTCGGCGCATCTCACCTCATCGGCCCGCATGTGTCGTCACGCCCCTCCAGCATGACACGCCCCCGCTCACGGCCACCGGGCCAACGCGTCCGGGCGGCCCCGCACCGCCGCCCGCCGGTCCCGCACCCCCCACCGGGTGACCCGCCACAACGCCTCCGCCACGATCAGCGGGCTCATCTTGCTGTCGCCGTGCTCCCGCTCGGCGAACGTGATCGGCACCTCCACGATGCGCACCCCGGCACGGTGCGCCAGCCGGGACAGCTCCACCTGGAACGCGTACCCCTGGGACCGCACCGAGCCCAGGTCGATGGCGTCCAACGCGACCGACCGGTACACCCGGTAGCCGCCGGTGGCGTCGCTGACCGGCATGCCCAGCGCCACCCGCGCGTACAGGTTGCCGACCCGCGACAACAGCAGCCGCCGCCACGGCCAGTTCAGCACCCGCGCGCCGCGCGTCCACCGGGAGCCGATCACCACGTCGGCGTCGCGGGCGGCGTCCAGCAACGCCGGCAGGTCCTCCGGGGCGTGCGAGCCGTCCGCGTCCATCTCCACCACCGCGTCGTAGCCGCGCTCCCGCGCCCACCCGAACCCGGCCAGGTAGGCCGCGCCGAGGCCGTCCTTGCCGGGCCGGTGCAGCACGTGCACCTGCGGGTCGACGCCGGAGATCGCGTCGGCGATGCCGCCGGTGCCGTCGGGGCTGTTGTCGTCGGCGACGAGCACGTCCACCGCGGGCGCCGCCGCGCGGACCCGGGCGACGATCCGACGCACGTTGTCCGCCTCGTTGTAGGTGGGGATGACCACCAGGACCCGCCCCACCCCGGGATGACCGGCTTGCACACCCACAGTCGTACCGCCTCTCCTCGGCTCAGCCGGGGACGACCTCCCGGCGGCGACGCGCCACGGCCGCGCCGACCAGGGCCGCGACCGCCAGCGCCGCGAGCGCCACCTCCGGCCACACCCCGACCACGGTGGCCGGGGTACGCCCGTCCCCGAGCCGCATCTGCCGCACCACCACCTCGGCGGTGTTGAACCCGGTGGCACCGTCTACCCGCCCGTGCGGGGAAACGAACCCGGACACCCCGACCGTGGAGGCCATCAACGCGGCACGGCCGTGCTCGACGGCACGCAGCCGCACCATGGCCAACTGCTGGCGGGCCTCCGCCGCGTCGAACGTGGCGTTGTTGGTCTGCACCACCAGCAGTTGCGCGCCGCCGGTGACGGTGTCCCGCACGATGCCGTCGTAGGCGACCTCGAAGCAGATCACATCACCGAGCGTGGCCACGCCGGCGTCCAGCACGCCCGGCCGGTCACCGGGGACGAAGTCGGAACGCACCCGGTCGACCTCGGCGCTGACCTTGCGGGCGATCGCGCGCAGCGGCACGTACTCGGCGAACGGCACCGGATGCCGCTTGGTGTACACCTGGGCCAGGTCGGGGCCGTCGCCGGGCCGCCACAGCAGGCCGGCGTTGCGGACCTGCCCCGGGCCGGGGCCCAGCAGCACGGCGCCGACCAGGATCGGCGCGCCGATCGCGTCGGCGGCCTGGGAGATGCGGTACCCGGCGCCGGGGTTGCGCAGCGGGTCGATGTCGCTGGAGTTCTCCGGCCACACCACCAGGTCGGGGCGCTCCTCCTCGCCGCGGGCGACCCGCTCGGCCAGCTTCACGGTGGCGTCGACGTGGTTGTTGAGCACGGCCTGCCGTTGGGCGTTGAAGTCCAACCCGAGCCGCGGCACGTTGCCCTGCACGATCGCCACGGTGACGGTGTCACCGCCGCCACGTACCCCCGTCGGGACGGCCGCCGCCGCGGCCAGCAGCGCCACCAGCGCGGCGGTCAGCCCGGCGACCGGCCGCCACCGCCCCACCGGGCGACGCCAGTCCCGCCAGGCGAGAGCGAGCAGCAGCCCCCCGGCGAACGCGACGGCGAACGTGACCAGCGGGGCGCCGCCGAGCGCGGCCAGCCGCAGCAACGGCGAGGCGTCCTGACTGAACGCCAGCCGCCCCCACGGGAACCCGCCGAACGGGGTGCGGTCACGCAGCGCCTCCTGCCCCACCCACAGCACACCGGTCACCAGCGGCCACCCCACCCGCCACCGGTCCGCCAGCGGCGACACCCACGCCGTGGCGGCGCCCAGCAGCGCCAGGTAACCGGCCTGCAACAGCGACAGCAGCGCCCACGGCAGCCAGCCGGTGTGCAGGTTCGTCCACTCCAGCAACGGCGCGAACAGCGCCACCCCGGCCAGGAAACCCAACCCGGCGCCGGCGCGCAGCCGCCGCCGGTGCGCCGCGGCGGCCAGCAACGCCACCCCGACCGGCGCCAGGGGCCACAGCCCGTACGGCGGGAACGCCAGCAGCAACGCCAGCCCGGCCGACACGGCGGCCGGCACGGCCAGCTTCAACGGCAGCGGACGCGCGGCGGCGTCCGGGCGGCGTGCCCCGTCGGTGGCACGCGGCTGTTCCCGGTCGAGCGTCGTCACCGGCACCTCACCACGATCACGGGCCGAAGGCTACCCGCCCGCCGCGCCGACCTGCCCGTAGGTGGCCCACTGACGGAAATCGGGGCGCGGCCCAAGCCGCGCCCCGATGCTCCCAGGCCCTCCCCGGCCGGTGGGGCGAGGACGATCGGCGCCGACCTTCGGACCGACCGGACGTGGACTGGCTGCCCCCGCCTGGCCGTTGTCTACTGGCCGTTCCTCTCACCCTGCCCGTACACCGGTAACCGCGACCGGTTCGCGCCGCCCCGCCGACCCCCGCCCGCTGGACCTGGCCGCCGCAACCTTCCGGTCGCTCGGCCAGCGGACGGGAGGACGAAACGAACAACAGCCGCTTCCCGTGGTAGGACTCAAAGACGGTACGGCGTGCACCCCCGCCGCTGTCAACCCACCCCGGCCTGTCGTGTGTTGCGCCACGGCGTGTCGCGTCGGCGCGTCTCGATGGGTGGACGACCGGTCACGCGCCGAGATGCCGCCGCAGCACCTCCGCCGCCGCACCCGGATGCTCGGCGGCGAGCAGCCCGGCCGCCGCCAGAACGTAGTCGACGTCGACGACCGGACGGGCCGCCCGCGGCACCGCCCACCCGCCGGCATGGTCGCCGAGCACCGCGTCCAACACCACCGCCGCGTCCGCCCGCTCGGCGTGCCGCAACACCCCACCGGAGCCGACCAGCAGCCGCACCTCCCGCAGGTCCCGGCCGGCCCGTTCCCCGGTGGCCACACCACGGGCGTGCCGACGCACCGCCACGGTCGCGGCCAGCGCCGCGATCCGCCGGTCCGCCGCCCGGTCGACGTCCCCCACCGGCAGGAACCCCGGATCGGCGGCCCGCGCCGCCGCCGCGGCCACCAGCGTCTCCTGCTCACCCGGGGCCAGCAGCCGCTCCTCCGCGGCGGCCCGCACCACACCCGGCGCCGACCAGCGCACACCCAGGTCCCCCTCGACGGTGCGGGCCCGCCACAACGTGCCGGTGACCTCCCGACCCGGGCCCACCTCCCGCTCGTCCGGAGTGAGCACCGAGTACACGTCCGTGGTCGCGCCGCCGACGTCCACCACCGCCAGGTCACCACCGAGCGTGTCGGCGAGCACCTCCACACCGGTGAGCACCGCGTCCGGGGTCGCCGCCCGGACCAGCCGCGCGAACCGGGACCCCCGCGACAGCTTCTTGCCGCCGATGACGTGCCGCAGGAACACCTCCCGGATCGCCGCGCGCGCCGGCCCCGGCTCCAGGACCCCGATGCGCGGCAACACGTTGCCCGCCACCGTCACCGGCACCCCCGCGCCGGCCAGCACCGCGCGCAGCCCGTCCCGGGCGTCGACGTTGCCGGCCAGCACCACCGGCACCCGCCACCGCGCCTTCGCCAACCGCGTCGCGTTGTGCGTCAACGTGTCCGCGTCCCCACCGTCGGTGCCGCCGACCAGCAGCACCACGTCCGGGCGCGCCGCCCGCAACGCCGACAGTTCCGCCGCGCCCAACCGGCCCGCCGCCACGTGCACCACGTTCGCGCCCGCCGACAGGCCCACCCGCCGGCCCGCCTGCGCCGTCACCAGCGGCTCGTAGCCGATCACCGCCAGGCGCAGCCCACCACCGGCCGACGAACACACGTACCAGGGCACCTCGCGGACGCCCGCCGACGCGGTGGCCGCGCCGACCGCGGCGTCCAGGCCGTGCAGCACGTCCGACCCGACAGTCGTCGGCGCCGACGCCGCACCGACCAGCCGACCGCCGTCGAGGTCGACCACCGCCGCCTTCGTGTACGTCGACCCGACATCGGCGCAGACGACGGCGCTCACGCCGCCTCGCCCT is a window from the Micromonospora sp. DSM 45708 genome containing:
- a CDS encoding glutamate mutase L, producing MSAVVCADVGSTYTKAAVVDLDGGRLVGAASAPTTVGSDVLHGLDAAVGAATASAGVREVPWYVCSSAGGGLRLAVIGYEPLVTAQAGRRVGLSAGANVVHVAAGRLGAAELSALRAARPDVVLLVGGTDGGDADTLTHNATRLAKARWRVPVVLAGNVDARDGLRAVLAGAGVPVTVAGNVLPRIGVLEPGPARAAIREVFLRHVIGGKKLSRGSRFARLVRAATPDAVLTGVEVLADTLGGDLAVVDVGGATTDVYSVLTPDEREVGPGREVTGTLWRARTVEGDLGVRWSAPGVVRAAAEERLLAPGEQETLVAAAAARAADPGFLPVGDVDRAADRRIAALAATVAVRRHARGVATGERAGRDLREVRLLVGSGGVLRHAERADAAVVLDAVLGDHAGGWAVPRAARPVVDVDYVLAAAGLLAAEHPGAAAEVLRRHLGA
- the lnt gene encoding apolipoprotein N-acyltransferase, whose product is MPLKLAVPAAVSAGLALLLAFPPYGLWPLAPVGVALLAAAAHRRRLRAGAGLGFLAGVALFAPLLEWTNLHTGWLPWALLSLLQAGYLALLGAATAWVSPLADRWRVGWPLVTGVLWVGQEALRDRTPFGGFPWGRLAFSQDASPLLRLAALGGAPLVTFAVAFAGGLLLALAWRDWRRPVGRWRPVAGLTAALVALLAAAAAVPTGVRGGGDTVTVAIVQGNVPRLGLDFNAQRQAVLNNHVDATVKLAERVARGEEERPDLVVWPENSSDIDPLRNPGAGYRISQAADAIGAPILVGAVLLGPGPGQVRNAGLLWRPGDGPDLAQVYTKRHPVPFAEYVPLRAIARKVSAEVDRVRSDFVPGDRPGVLDAGVATLGDVICFEVAYDGIVRDTVTGGAQLLVVQTNNATFDAAEARQQLAMVRLRAVEHGRAALMASTVGVSGFVSPHGRVDGATGFNTAEVVVRQMRLGDGRTPATVVGVWPEVALAALAVAALVGAAVARRRREVVPG
- a CDS encoding RNA polymerase-binding protein RbpA produces the protein MGERMLRGSRLGAVSYESDRNTELAPRQTREYLCAKGHQFEVPFAVDAEVPTTWECKFDGSVARLVDGNEPEQKKAKPPRTHWDMLLERRSIAELEDILAERLQEVRTRRGRA
- a CDS encoding peptide MFS transporter, which produces MSSDAPVGARPPAGPTFFGHPRALSTLFLTEMWERFSFYGMRAILVLYLTAAVTDGGLGIDGSTANAVYGAYNAMVYLMALPGGWVADRLIGARRSVLWGGVVIAVGHYVMAVPTGWSVFAGMTLIVLGTGLLKPNISTMVGDLYERDSPRRDAGFSLFYMGINLGAFIAPLVTGFLGEKVNWHLGFGAAAVGMTFGVVQYVLGRRNLGEAGARPADPLLGADRRRALTRAGAVTVALLVVLLVLLLAGWFTVNTVVNLLTTVTVVVTVGYFARILTDREISGTERRRMKAYVWLFVFATAFWLIYDQAGSVLNIFAAERTDRNVAGFTFPASWLQSVNPILIIIGAPLAAWLWLRLGHRVSTPTKFAVGLVLNGLSFVLMAAAARAAVDGNLVSPWWLVAVYAIQVAGELSLSPVGLSATTKLAPVKYASQMLGLWFLATAVGDAIGGQVARLAQNWSQSTYFLTFGLASVLLGVAAVMFTRQIRGLMAGIH
- a CDS encoding MFS transporter: MTGVDRRRDTVALPRGPLAGFAAGSLGMGVWITVPGLLLLYFLTDVLAVAPWLAGLTLLLPKVADVLLHPWIGHRCDVEQARRGHRRRLLLAGCTLPVAFVALFAVPDDLTGAPAAAWVAVCFVAGNLLFAAYQVPYLATPADLRIGYHERTRLMAFRMVVLTLGILLSGLLAPLLAGGDDATRAGYLRMAGALAAGMLAAMLVGVAGIGRLRHAAGDPSPRHTTGGWPALVASLRDRQFRRLAGAYLAMSTTTHLVLAAVPYYARYELGRAGLTTVLVAAFVAPALLVTPAWSALARRVGKQRALLAAQTAFAAGSLVLAVGRAAGLPVLVAAVAVLGVAFAGMQLLPFSMLPDVIRAAGAPRAGTYTGVWTATEATGAALGPYAYALCLAAGGFVASAAGETVTQPESALAALRYGFGLLPAAVMVVAVLLQRRYTLDGAARADAGH
- a CDS encoding FxsA family protein yields the protein MRRGLRFVPLALLLLTLLELAVFVLVGRAVGFGAALLLVFAASLLGLVLLRREGMRAWRRFRAAAQAGQPPGPQVTDGLVGLAGALLLALPGLVSGAVGLLLLVPPLRRLAGGGVRRTAERRVSSMVAGDLFGPRRVRVYPGAPQPAPSPAPQSPTAGQSPQQPGPAIEGEIVDR
- a CDS encoding polyprenol monophosphomannose synthase, producing the protein MGVQAGHPGVGRVLVVIPTYNEADNVRRIVARVRAAAPAVDVLVADDNSPDGTGGIADAISGVDPQVHVLHRPGKDGLGAAYLAGFGWARERGYDAVVEMDADGSHAPEDLPALLDAARDADVVIGSRWTRGARVLNWPWRRLLLSRVGNLYARVALGMPVSDATGGYRVYRSVALDAIDLGSVRSQGYAFQVELSRLAHRAGVRIVEVPITFAEREHGDSKMSPLIVAEALWRVTRWGVRDRRAAVRGRPDALARWP
- a CDS encoding pyridoxamine 5'-phosphate oxidase family protein encodes the protein MGKTHERIDGRLREFIEAQPMFFVATAPLSGDGTVNLSPKGLRGCLAVLDAHTVAYLDFAGSNAETIAHLRENGRVTLMWCAFAGPPNIVRVHGRGEPVFRDDPRWPDLLRHFPDIDPGPHGLRAVIVVRAELIRDTCGYAVPLMSYDTDRDLHGRRFAREDDASLSAYFAGKEHVATSIDGLPGLPLPLPPTPAG